A stretch of the Psychroserpens sp. Hel_I_66 genome encodes the following:
- a CDS encoding RimK family alpha-L-glutamate ligase, with amino-acid sequence MKKDYDVVILTDSRYLNDSKTDDYKHNVYYEDRLVYHALEQVGLKTLRLAWDDMFFDWSSTRSVLFRSTWDYFDRFDEFSMWLEKISSKTLLLNSEKIIRWNIDKHYLLDLDKKGIHIAQSHFIEKGSKVTLAQLHDILNWDETVLKPCISGAARHTYKLSSENYYHHEQIFQELISSESMMLQPFQHNFINKGEISMMVFNGKFSHAILKKAKAGDFRVQDDFGGSVHDYKPSEEDILFAENAVAACPELPIYARVDIFEDNDGHIALSELELIEPELWFRRHKTAALALAEGVKQKLI; translated from the coding sequence TTGAAAAAAGATTATGACGTAGTAATCCTTACCGATAGTCGCTACCTAAACGATTCTAAAACTGACGATTATAAGCATAATGTCTATTATGAAGACCGTTTGGTCTATCATGCCTTAGAACAAGTTGGGCTCAAAACATTGCGCCTGGCTTGGGATGATATGTTTTTTGATTGGTCCTCAACACGATCGGTTTTGTTTAGATCCACTTGGGATTATTTTGATCGCTTTGATGAGTTTTCCATGTGGTTAGAAAAGATTTCTTCAAAAACGTTACTGCTTAATTCTGAAAAGATCATTCGTTGGAATATTGATAAACATTACTTATTGGATCTTGATAAAAAAGGGATTCATATTGCGCAAAGTCATTTTATAGAAAAGGGCTCAAAAGTCACCTTAGCGCAATTGCACGACATTTTAAATTGGGATGAAACTGTGCTAAAACCCTGTATTTCTGGAGCTGCAAGACATACATATAAATTATCTTCGGAAAATTATTACCACCATGAACAGATTTTCCAAGAATTGATTTCTTCAGAATCTATGATGTTACAACCATTTCAACACAATTTTATAAACAAAGGCGAAATATCTATGATGGTTTTTAATGGAAAGTTCTCGCACGCCATTCTAAAAAAAGCGAAAGCTGGCGATTTTAGAGTTCAAGATGATTTTGGTGGAAGTGTTCATGATTATAAGCCTTCCGAAGAAGACATCTTATTTGCAGAAAATGCAGTAGCTGCTTGCCCAGAATTGCCAATCTACGCGAGAGTTGATATATTTGAAGATAATGATGGTCACATCGCACTTTCTGAATTAGAACTCATAGAACCTGAGCTTTGGTTTAGAAGACATAAAACAGCTGCTTTGGCTTTAGCAGAGGGTGTTAAGCAAAAATTAATTTAA
- the ggt gene encoding gamma-glutamyltransferase codes for MKTRILILIICFLALSCKKEQISKRGNITQEAMVVSAREEASKIGSDILKQGGNAFDAMFATEMALAVTYPYAGNLGGGGFMVYRLNTGETGALDYREKAPLAASKNMYLDSLNNVIPYKSTVGAYAVGVPGTVAGIFAAHKKFGSLPIETLLKPVIALAENGFTITKKQQERFIEYDSIITAVNGKQMPINKTIKVNSTFKNLPLAETLKRISKNGRDEFYTGQTATQLVKFINQKGGIITSEDLAQYQAQWREPITFEYDNLKIISMSPPSSGGLCLAQIMKMIEPYDVSQYGQNSLEAIQIIVEAEKRAYADRSYYLGDPDFVNIPIKDLLSDEYLKKRMANFSFENATPSDSISYGRIENYSMQISEGIQYQEHEETTHYSIVDQFGNAVAVTTTLNGAYGSKLYPENLGFFLNNEMDDFSSKPGVPNVYGLIGGEANSIAPQKRMLSAMTPTIVEKEGKLFMVVGTPGGSTIITSVLQTILNVHEFDMTMQEAVDAPRFHHQWLPEEIRIEPNRFDQSLLIQLETKGYTINEKRTPIIGKVDAILILEDGTLEAGADHRGDDVGVGF; via the coding sequence ATGAAAACTAGAATTCTAATTTTAATAATCTGTTTTCTTGCCTTGTCCTGCAAGAAAGAGCAAATCTCGAAACGTGGCAACATCACACAAGAAGCTATGGTAGTCTCTGCACGTGAAGAAGCCTCAAAAATTGGAAGTGATATTTTAAAACAAGGCGGTAATGCCTTTGACGCAATGTTTGCTACAGAAATGGCACTCGCAGTAACCTACCCTTATGCAGGAAACCTTGGAGGTGGAGGGTTTATGGTGTATCGCCTAAATACTGGAGAAACTGGCGCACTCGATTATCGCGAAAAGGCACCATTGGCAGCAAGTAAAAATATGTATTTGGATTCGCTAAATAATGTAATACCCTACAAAAGTACCGTTGGCGCTTACGCTGTTGGAGTTCCGGGAACGGTTGCAGGAATTTTTGCAGCACACAAAAAATTTGGAAGTCTTCCCATCGAAACACTCTTAAAACCTGTCATCGCCTTAGCTGAAAATGGCTTCACCATCACAAAAAAACAACAAGAGCGATTTATCGAATATGACAGCATTATCACTGCTGTAAACGGAAAACAAATGCCTATCAATAAAACGATAAAAGTAAATTCTACATTTAAAAATTTGCCTCTTGCAGAAACGCTAAAACGCATCTCAAAAAACGGTCGCGATGAATTTTACACTGGTCAAACCGCAACTCAATTAGTGAAATTCATAAACCAAAAGGGCGGAATTATAACTTCGGAAGATTTAGCGCAATATCAAGCCCAATGGCGAGAACCAATCACTTTTGAGTACGACAATCTAAAAATCATCTCAATGTCTCCTCCTTCTTCTGGCGGATTGTGTCTCGCACAAATCATGAAGATGATCGAGCCTTACGATGTGAGCCAATATGGCCAAAATTCTTTGGAAGCGATTCAAATTATCGTTGAAGCCGAAAAACGCGCTTATGCAGATCGAAGTTACTACTTAGGCGATCCCGATTTTGTAAACATTCCAATTAAAGATTTATTGAGCGATGAGTATCTAAAAAAGCGAATGGCTAATTTTTCGTTTGAAAATGCGACCCCTTCAGATTCTATTTCCTACGGAAGGATTGAGAATTATAGTATGCAAATTTCCGAAGGCATCCAATATCAAGAACACGAAGAAACCACCCACTACTCTATCGTTGACCAGTTTGGAAATGCAGTAGCGGTCACCACAACCTTAAATGGCGCTTACGGTTCAAAATTATATCCAGAAAATTTGGGCTTTTTCTTAAATAACGAAATGGACGATTTTAGTAGCAAACCTGGAGTACCAAATGTCTATGGGCTCATTGGCGGAGAAGCTAATTCGATCGCGCCACAAAAACGAATGTTGAGCGCTATGACTCCAACAATCGTAGAAAAGGAGGGGAAACTGTTTATGGTCGTTGGTACACCTGGTGGTTCAACGATTATTACTTCGGTTTTACAAACTATTTTAAATGTTCACGAGTTTGATATGACAATGCAGGAAGCGGTTGATGCACCACGTTTTCATCATCAATGGCTCCCAGAGGAAATTAGGATAGAACCCAATCGTTTTGATCAATCACTCTTAATACAATTAGAAACTAAAGGCTATACTATAAACGAAAAACGAACACCTATTATTGGTAAAGTAGATGCGATTCTCATTTTAGAAGATGGTACTTTAGAGGCTGGAGCAGATCATCGTGGTGATGATGTTGGTGTTGGATTTTAA
- a CDS encoding ACP phosphodiesterase, with the protein MNFLAHIYLSNNDDQITIGNFIADGIRGKRYVKYPVNIQKGILLHRQIDTFTDAHPTVRLSTKRLHENYGHYSGVIVDILYDHFLAKNWDHYSDIPLDKYIAKFYDLLEEHFEILPIRIQKMMPYMIADNWLLSYAKIEGIQKVLDGMNRRTKNKSGMNTATIELQEYYTEFEEEFTSFFEELIIFSTQTLQDIETNFSNEN; encoded by the coding sequence ATGAATTTTCTAGCCCACATTTACCTTTCCAACAACGATGATCAAATCACAATTGGTAATTTCATCGCAGATGGGATTAGAGGCAAACGATATGTAAAATATCCTGTCAATATTCAAAAAGGCATTCTTTTACATCGACAAATCGATACATTTACAGATGCACATCCTACAGTAAGACTGAGCACGAAACGATTGCACGAGAATTATGGCCATTACAGCGGAGTCATTGTAGATATTCTCTACGATCATTTTTTAGCTAAGAATTGGGATCACTATTCAGACATTCCGCTGGATAAATACATTGCAAAATTTTATGATTTGCTGGAAGAGCATTTTGAGATTCTACCAATACGAATTCAAAAAATGATGCCTTATATGATTGCAGATAATTGGTTGTTAAGTTACGCTAAAATTGAGGGCATCCAAAAAGTATTGGATGGCATGAATAGACGAACAAAAAACAAATCTGGCATGAATACCGCAACAATAGAACTTCAAGAATATTACACAGAGTTTGAAGAGGAGTTCACTTCTTTTTTTGAAGAATTGATCATATTCTCTACTCAAACGCTACAAGATATTGAAACAAATTTCTCAAATGAAAACTAG
- the glmM gene encoding phosphoglucosamine mutase, producing the protein MTLIKSISGIRGTIGGNVGDNLTPIDAVKFASAYGTWIKQQRDKDNYRVVVGRDARISGEMIQNLVMNTLVGMGIHVIDLGLSTTPTVEIAVPMEHADGGIILTASHNPKQWNALKLLDAKGEFLNGEEGAKILNIAESNDMSFAEVDDLGKITINDAYIDLHIDEVLNLKLVNKKAIEKENFKVVVDGVNSTGGIAIPLLLERLGVQAVELYCDPTGHFPHNPEPLKEHLTDLSEAVVKANADFGIVVDPDVDRLAFMDEKGEMFGEEYTLVACADYVLSKTPGNTVSNMSSTRALRDITEKHGGTYEASAVGEVNVVNLMKKNKAVIGGEGNGGIIYPDSHYGRDALVGVALFLSLLAEKQMKVSELRASYPNYFMSKKKIQLTPQLDVDGLLEAMEQKFSEENITTIDGVKIDFANSWVHLRKSNTEPIIRIYTEAPSQKEADDLADRIISEIKVIANI; encoded by the coding sequence ATGACACTAATAAAATCAATTTCAGGAATACGTGGCACCATTGGAGGTAATGTAGGAGACAATCTAACACCAATTGATGCGGTTAAATTTGCATCGGCTTATGGCACTTGGATCAAACAACAAAGAGATAAAGACAATTACAGAGTTGTAGTTGGAAGAGATGCTAGAATTTCCGGAGAAATGATTCAGAATTTAGTAATGAATACTTTGGTTGGTATGGGGATTCACGTCATTGATTTGGGTTTATCAACAACGCCAACGGTTGAGATAGCTGTGCCAATGGAACATGCAGATGGCGGTATTATCCTAACTGCAAGCCATAACCCAAAACAATGGAATGCTCTAAAACTGTTAGACGCCAAAGGTGAATTTTTAAATGGAGAAGAAGGCGCGAAGATTTTGAATATTGCAGAAAGTAATGATATGTCTTTTGCAGAGGTTGATGATTTGGGTAAGATTACAATAAATGATGCTTACATTGATCTACATATTGACGAGGTTTTAAATTTAAAATTAGTCAACAAAAAAGCGATTGAAAAAGAAAATTTTAAAGTAGTCGTAGATGGCGTAAATTCTACAGGAGGTATTGCTATTCCGTTACTTTTAGAGCGATTAGGTGTGCAAGCGGTAGAATTGTACTGTGATCCTACGGGACATTTTCCTCACAACCCAGAACCATTAAAAGAACATCTTACAGATTTATCTGAAGCTGTAGTTAAAGCCAATGCAGATTTTGGAATTGTAGTTGATCCAGATGTAGATCGTTTGGCGTTTATGGATGAAAAAGGAGAAATGTTTGGAGAAGAATATACATTGGTTGCCTGTGCAGACTATGTATTGAGCAAAACGCCAGGTAATACAGTAAGTAACATGAGCTCTACTAGAGCACTTCGTGATATTACTGAAAAGCATGGCGGAACTTACGAAGCAAGCGCAGTGGGAGAGGTGAACGTTGTAAACCTCATGAAAAAGAATAAAGCAGTTATTGGTGGTGAAGGTAATGGCGGAATTATTTATCCTGATTCTCACTACGGAAGAGATGCGCTAGTTGGCGTCGCCCTGTTTTTGAGTTTATTGGCAGAAAAACAAATGAAAGTAAGTGAGCTGAGAGCAAGCTATCCAAATTATTTTATGAGTAAAAAGAAAATCCAATTAACACCACAATTAGATGTTGATGGATTACTGGAGGCGATGGAGCAAAAATTTTCCGAAGAAAATATAACCACTATTGATGGTGTAAAAATTGATTTCGCAAACTCATGGGTTCATCTTAGAAAAAGTAATACCGAACCAATAATTAGGATTTATACTGAAGCTCCAAGCCAAAAAGAAGCAGACGATTTAGCAGATCGTATCATTTCAGAAATTAAGGTAATCGCAAATATTTAG
- a CDS encoding aminotransferase class V-fold PLP-dependent enzyme translates to MISTEVKTPKPSQLELYFNKFRQHIIGIGQEFKSPYGNQKIIYTDWTASGRLYRPIEDKLCNEFGPFVANTHTETTVSGTAMTKAYHEARHIIKNHVNCDDDDVLIVCGSGMTEAINKFQRILGLKVPENLQKYTTIPDEIRPVVFITHMEHHSNQTSWLETIAKVEVIPPDEEGLFSLENLEILLEKHKDCTLKIASVIGGSNVTGIETPYHDIAEVMHNHGGVCFVDFACSAPYVNIDMHPENELQKLDAVFFSPHKFLGGPGTSGVLIFNKKLYKNMIPDCPGGGTVSWTNPWGEHKYIDNIEDREDGGTPGFLQAIKTALAIKLKEDMGVENILKREHELVSKIFEDMSTVENLHILAGQHQKRLGVISFYVDGLHYNLGVKLLNDRFGIQTRGGCSCAGTYGHFLLHVDQQTSNELTNEISIGDLVRKPGWIRMSIHPTTTNEELELVIKGLKALAKNHEEWAKDYKYDAKTNEFIHESLVNHTQDNSQIESWFTF, encoded by the coding sequence ATGATTTCTACGGAAGTTAAAACGCCTAAACCATCGCAACTAGAATTGTATTTTAACAAATTTAGGCAACACATTATTGGGATAGGACAAGAATTCAAATCTCCCTACGGAAATCAGAAAATCATTTATACAGATTGGACAGCATCTGGAAGATTGTACAGACCAATCGAAGACAAATTATGCAATGAGTTTGGACCTTTTGTAGCCAACACCCATACAGAAACTACGGTGTCTGGAACCGCAATGACCAAAGCCTATCACGAAGCTAGACATATTATCAAAAACCATGTCAATTGTGATGACGATGATGTGCTAATCGTTTGTGGTAGTGGGATGACAGAGGCTATAAATAAATTCCAGAGAATTTTAGGATTGAAAGTGCCTGAGAACCTTCAAAAATACACAACAATTCCTGATGAGATTCGTCCTGTGGTTTTTATCACACATATGGAGCATCACTCTAATCAAACATCGTGGTTAGAAACTATAGCTAAAGTAGAGGTGATTCCACCAGACGAGGAAGGATTGTTCAGTTTAGAAAATCTAGAAATTTTACTTGAGAAACACAAAGATTGTACCTTAAAAATAGCATCCGTAATTGGAGGATCAAATGTCACAGGTATTGAAACACCATATCACGACATTGCAGAAGTGATGCATAACCATGGAGGCGTTTGCTTTGTAGATTTTGCCTGCTCAGCACCGTATGTTAATATTGATATGCACCCAGAAAACGAACTTCAAAAGTTAGATGCGGTTTTCTTCTCACCACATAAATTTTTAGGTGGTCCTGGAACATCTGGTGTTTTGATTTTCAATAAAAAATTATATAAAAATATGATTCCCGATTGTCCTGGTGGCGGAACAGTAAGCTGGACAAATCCTTGGGGAGAACACAAATACATAGATAATATTGAGGATAGGGAAGATGGAGGAACTCCAGGATTCTTGCAAGCCATAAAAACCGCTTTAGCCATAAAGTTGAAAGAGGATATGGGAGTAGAGAATATTCTAAAACGCGAGCATGAATTGGTAAGTAAGATTTTTGAAGACATGTCAACTGTTGAGAATCTTCATATTCTTGCAGGACAACATCAAAAACGTTTAGGAGTTATTTCTTTTTATGTAGATGGTCTGCATTATAATTTAGGTGTTAAGTTATTGAATGACCGTTTTGGGATTCAAACTCGAGGTGGATGTAGTTGTGCTGGTACATATGGTCATTTTTTGTTACACGTAGATCAACAAACAAGTAATGAATTAACCAATGAGATTTCTATTGGAGATTTGGTTCGTAAGCCTGGTTGGATACGTATGTCAATACATCCAACAACTACAAATGAAGAGCTGGAATTAGTTATTAAAGGCTTAAAAGCATTAGCGAAAAATCATGAAGAATGGGCGAAAGACTATAAATATGATGCCAAAACTAACGAGTTTATACATGAATCACTAGTCAACCATACTCAAGACAACAGTCAAATCGAATCTTGGTTCACTTTTTAA
- a CDS encoding lysophospholipid acyltransferase family protein, whose amino-acid sequence MQFIIYILVYPFLWMISILPFRLLYAFSDFLYLWIYRIFGYRKSVVKSNLKLVFPDKSDKEITSITNKFYHHLCDMIVEAIKSLTISEKEMKKRFTFANVEVLQKLEKEGKSVALMCAHYGSWEWIFILQSYIHNKGYAVYKRLENKYFDRLIKGIRAKYNSELITTKETIPTLIRAKVKKETFICGFVSDQSAKPYKALHWGEFMGYKVPMHTGAEMLAKRIDLAVVFFRVKRLKRGFYETTFETITENPKEFENYEITDQFFRLVEKQIYEAPEFYLWTHKRWKHKDDSPENYDVVKK is encoded by the coding sequence ATGCAATTTATAATATACATTTTAGTTTATCCTTTTTTATGGATGATTTCTATTCTTCCTTTTAGGCTACTTTATGCTTTTTCTGATTTTTTATACCTATGGATCTATCGTATTTTCGGGTATCGAAAGAGTGTTGTGAAATCTAATTTAAAATTGGTGTTTCCTGATAAAAGTGATAAAGAGATTACATCCATCACCAATAAGTTTTACCATCACTTGTGTGATATGATAGTTGAAGCTATCAAATCATTGACCATTTCAGAAAAGGAAATGAAAAAACGTTTCACATTTGCAAACGTTGAGGTTTTACAAAAACTAGAAAAAGAAGGTAAAAGTGTAGCACTAATGTGCGCTCATTATGGAAGTTGGGAGTGGATTTTCATCTTACAAAGCTACATCCACAACAAAGGCTATGCTGTTTATAAGCGGTTAGAAAACAAGTATTTTGACAGACTTATTAAAGGTATTAGAGCCAAATACAACAGTGAATTGATTACGACTAAAGAAACCATCCCAACATTAATTAGAGCAAAGGTCAAAAAGGAAACGTTTATCTGCGGATTTGTCTCAGACCAGTCTGCAAAACCATACAAAGCACTGCATTGGGGAGAATTTATGGGTTATAAAGTACCTATGCACACAGGTGCTGAAATGTTAGCAAAACGAATTGATTTAGCAGTTGTATTTTTTAGAGTGAAACGATTGAAAAGAGGCTTTTATGAAACCACCTTTGAAACAATTACTGAAAACCCTAAAGAATTTGAAAATTATGAGATTACAGATCAATTTTTCCGTTTAGTTGAAAAACAAATTTATGAGGCTCCAGAATTTTATTTATGGACGCACAAAAGGTGGAAACACAAAGATGATTCTCCAGAAAATTATGATGTAGTTAAAAAGTGA
- a CDS encoding rhomboid family intramembrane serine protease, with protein MGSLSLFTIIIIAANALISYKGFNDYIFFERYKFNVGAIKRGEQFRVFSSGFLHADMQHLLFNMLTLYFFADRVIYFVGEFNFLIIYVGSLILGSLMSYYFHQNEYQYSAVGASGAVMGILYAAILVDPMMKIYGFIPGFVFGIAYLLYSIYGMKNRIGNIGHDAHFGGAVGGYAITLIVMPSLFETDLLMVCLLAIPIIVLFVMHKLGKI; from the coding sequence ATGGGTAGTTTGAGTTTATTTACCATTATCATTATTGCAGCTAATGCATTGATCTCTTATAAGGGATTTAATGATTATATTTTTTTTGAACGCTATAAATTCAATGTTGGCGCCATAAAAAGAGGTGAGCAGTTTAGAGTGTTCAGTTCTGGTTTTTTACATGCAGATATGCAGCATTTGCTATTTAATATGTTAACACTCTACTTTTTTGCAGATCGTGTGATCTATTTTGTTGGAGAATTTAATTTTTTAATCATTTATGTTGGTAGCCTTATCTTAGGAAGTTTGATGTCTTATTATTTTCACCAAAACGAGTATCAATATAGTGCTGTTGGTGCCAGTGGTGCTGTAATGGGAATATTGTATGCTGCTATTTTAGTAGATCCAATGATGAAGATTTATGGGTTTATACCAGGTTTCGTTTTTGGTATCGCTTATCTCTTATATTCTATCTACGGAATGAAAAATAGAATAGGCAATATTGGTCACGATGCACATTTTGGAGGTGCAGTTGGTGGATATGCCATTACACTCATTGTGATGCCATCACTTTTTGAAACAGATTTACTTATGGTATGTTTATTGGCAATTCCAATAATAGTCCTGTTTGTGATGCACAAATTGGGCAAAATTTGA